The nucleotide sequence TTGCCGGAATTTTAGCGCTTGCCGGAATTTGGTTTTTAACTATGAATGACAACAAAGAAATAGCGTTATACTCGGGAATTGTTTCGTGTATCACCTTGTTATTCTTACTTTTTGGTCAACGAATTGCAAAAGATTACGACGGTGCACGAACCATTGTAATTTACTTTATACCCGCATTATTTTTAGTTTTTATATTACAATAATATTTTTGGCACACTAATTGATTAATCGATATAAGTTATGAAAAGGAAAATTTATTTTGGTTAGTTTAGTTGTAAAAAGTCCTACGTTTGTGGGACTTTTTAAATTTATTCACCGTCTTAAAAAAGTGTAATACCCGAAAAAGATATACTATAAACAAACCTCATCATAAGCAAAGTGATGCCTCCGAGTAAAAAAACGTATAAATGCATTTTGTTTACTGAAAGCCTATTCATCACCCATCTTACTAAAAAATAAAACGTAATAAGTAAGGTACTAATCATGGTGATTAATGCACCCATTTCATAGAAAACACCAAATAAAGTATAATCCCATAAATAGGGAATTTTCGCCAAAAACCAAAATAGAAAACTGCAAGTAATTACAATACTTAAGACCTTATCTGTTTGTTGCTGTTTACTCCAAATCATGCGATATACGGTTTTAAAATAATTCTAACCAGGAAGGTAACCAAAACATTTTTATCTTCAATAGAATTGTTTGCTTTTTAAGATTTCTTTGTGAAAGTTCTTTGTAATTATTATCAACACGAAATCAATCTATTTTGCGATCAATACTTCCGAATTTATTGAATAGACCCTAAAATCTCTAAATCGTTGCCTGAAATATTATTAATATAGGTTCTGCCAGAATTAGCAGTTCCACCAAAACCTACCATTCTAAATGTGATTGTGGGTGTTGAAGTTGTATTAATATTCTGCAAATCGTAATAAAGCGTTAAATCTATATTTGGAATATTGTTTCCCGTAGCAGCCGTAGAAGTTAAAGTGTAAGCGCTTCCTATATTCACAAAAGCACTGCCATTTATACTGTATTGCCATTGAATATTGGTGGATCCGGTATTGGTTGTACGAATATTCATAGCATTAATTTGATTAAAAGAAACGGTTTTGCCGGATACAAAATTCAAGGTACATTCAAAGAAATCGCCATTCGTGATTGCATCTGCAAGTATTAAACTATTAAAATCTGAACCGCCCCAAGTATCGTTAGCACCACCACCAGTTGTAGATAAACCAGATCCTCTGCTCAATGCAGCACTACTAAGATTTGCATTTATAGCTGATGCAGCAAAGGGCGACGAGCCGTAATTAGTGATTCCGTTTACTTCCCACGATGCAAAGCTTGTAGAAGTGGTTGCCACTGCATTGCCTAATATTTGCCATTTTGCACCGTCCCAACCTAAAAACAACTTTTTATCTTTATCAAAAACAATAAGTCCTTCGGCTGCAGTAGCAGATAAAGTGCTTATGGCTGCCGATGCTAATCGTGGAGGTAAGAAACCTTTGGTGTCTGACTGTACTTCTAATTCGGCAGAACTGTGCGGAGTGCGTGTATTAATTCCTGTTTGACAAAAACCTTTAATGCCAAAAAATAACAAAAAAATGATGTATTTTTTCATTTGCCCTATTTTCTAAATTTTCTTAAAAATCAGCTATTACAGTATGCCCTTTCGTAATTTTACACTGATTTTTTATAAATATACTCATTTTTTAATATAATTAACCAAAAAGTGAATTATTTATTTTTAATTTTTGAAATAGTGAGGAAAGCTGGAAAATATTATAAAAAATGGCACATAGTATTTTATTAGAAGCTAAAGTATACTATGTGCCATTCTTATTTCTTTATCAAAACCTACTCTTCTGTTTTCTCAAGTAAAAATTTATAGATTAACCCTCCAACGATTGCACCAGCAATTGGTGCTGCCCAGAACAACCATAATTGCGATAACGCTTCGCCTTGAACAAATAGCGCTTGCGAAGTAGAACGTGCCGGATTTACCGATGTATTGGTGATTGGAATCGAAATTAAGTGAATTAATGTTAATGCCAAACCAATAGCAATACCGGCAAATTTACCGTTTGCCCATTTGTCTGTTGCTCCTAAGATAATGATTAGGAAAAATGCTGTTAACAAAAATTCTGCTGCAAATGCAGCTTCCATGCTGTAGCTTCTGCCTGCATATCCTTCCATTTCGTAGAAGTTTGTTGCAAAGGCTCCTACACCTTCAACGCTAAATGCACCTGCTCCGTTTAAAATAAACCACAAACATGCCGCAGCAGCCGATGCCCCCAGCACTTGCGAAACAATGTAAGGGAATAAGTCTTTTGCGGGAAATCTACCGCTTGCAAACAAACCAAACGAAACTGCCGGGTTAAAATGTCCGCCTGAAATATGCCCTACTGCATAAGCCATTGTTAAAACGGTTAAACCAAAGGCCAACGAAACACCCGCTAAACCTATACCAATTTCGGGTACGCCTGCTGCAAAAACTGCCGCTCCACATCCGCCAAAAACCAGCCAAAAAGTTCCAAAGAACTCTGCAAATAATTTTTTCATACAACTTGATTTTTTAAAAATTTATGTTAAAACTAACACTTTGCTCTTTAAAAACAAGGCTGTTTCATCAAAATACCATATATGCGCTATATGAAAAAAGCCAGTTTCAGCAGCGTAAAAATGCTTAACTGTTGTTTACTTTTTGAAGCATTGCATCGATTGTTTTTTTATTATTTCCTACAAATATTTGCTGTTCATAAATAATCACCGGCCGTGCCAAAAAGGTATAATGCTCTAGAAGGTATCGTTTAAAATCGGTTTCGGTAAGGTTTTTATCTTTTAACCCCATCTCTTTGTAAAGTTTTGCGCGCTTGCTAAACAAAGTTTCGTAATTGCCTGTAAGTTTATACATTTCTTCGAGTTGCTTCTCTGTTACAAATTCTTCTTTAATATCTTGTAATTGAAATGCTTGTATGTTATCAATTTGTTGTAAGATACGCTTACAGGTATCGCAGGTTTTTAGGTAATAGATTTTTTTCATCCTTAAAATCATTTTATTAAAAAAAGCAAGTTCGTAATTTACCAACTTGCTTTAGAATATTTTTATGAAATTTGATTAATTTTCTTTTTTGATCAAATACAATCGATCAGATAAACGAATGCGGAACGGAACCACAAAGGTTATTTTATCACCTGCTTGTGCAACTTTGGCTTCTGTACCATTCACTTTAAAAGCAGTTAAAACCATTCGCTCTTCTCCGGTTGATGGCCCCACAATTAACACCTCATCTCCTACTTTTACTTCATTGTTTGTGATGGTAAATTGTGCTACCGAAGCCTTTGTAAAGAAATGTTCGCCTTGACCTACTAAAATTTTTCGCTCGTGTTTCTTTTTGCGAATTTCGGTTACGGTTGCTACTTTTACAGGAACTACTTCTTCAAAAACATTGCGTTCTTTCTTAAATTTTAAGGCAGGCGATTTTCCTTTTTTAAAGATTAAATTACCTTTTTGCTGTCCTTTTCGCAGGCGTTTTTGTTCTTCTACGGGTAATTGTATGATATCTAAACATGCATCGGAACAACATCCGTGCATTTTGCTGTGGCACTCATCGCACTGAATAAACAGCAAATGACATGCTTCATTGGCACAATTCACATGGGTGTCGCAAGGTTTACCGCATTGATGGCAATTCGCAATGATATCGTTCGTAATACGTTCGCCCAAACGGTGATCAAACACAAAGTTTTTCCCAATAAATTTACTTTCTAAACCTTCGGCTTTTACTTGGCGTGTGTATTCTATGATACCGCCTTCTAATTGATACACGTTTTCAAAACCCTGATGTTTAAAGTATGCACTGGCTTTTTCACAACGGATGCCGCCGGTACAATACATTAATAATTTTTTATTTTGTTTATGATTTTGTAACTGTTCGTTTATAATAGGCAATGATTCGCGAAAAGTATCCACATCAGGCGTTATAGCTCCTGTAAAATGACCCACTTCGCTTTCGTAATGGTTACGGAAATCTACCAAAACCACATCGGGATCGTTCAACATTTCGTTGAATTCTTTGGCATTTAGATGCACTCCTTTATTGGTAACATCAAAAGTAGCATCGTCCAATCCATCGGCAACAATCTTATTGCGCACTTTTACCGTTAGTTTTAAAAACGATAAATCGTCTTGTTCCACCGCCACATTCAACCGAATTCCTTTCATAAAATCATACGCTTCCAAAGTTTCTCTGAACGCTTCCAAATTTTCAGCAGGAATACTCATCTGCGCATTAATCCCTTCATGTGCCACATATGTTCTGCCCAAAGCATCTAATTTTGACCAAGCCAAAAACAGTTCATTTCTAAATTGTTGGGGATCTGCGATTTTTGCGTATTGATAAAAAGAAAGTGTGATACGGTTTTGTCCCGCTTCTTCGATTAATTGTGCGCGTTGTTCAGCGCTTAAGGTGTTGTACAGTTGCATGCTATAAACAATTAAGTGATCAAATAGAATAAAAAAACCAGACTCTAAATGGAAGAATCTGGCTGCAAAGTTATGATTTTAATTTTTAAAGTTCAAATGACGAAAATCATAGAATTTTTAATTTTTTAGTATTGATAAACAACATTCCCGTTCCAACCTTCTATATTTATTTGAATGGTATTTTGGTTATTCATTTGAAAAGGGGTTAAGTCAAAAGAATGTGTTTTTTGAAAAACTGCTTGGCATGCTTCGTTATTAATTAATTTTACTTTAGCATGAAACATCGGTGGATAAATATTGGTTAAACTTGCTGCGCCAATCAAATCCATTTGCCAATTGTCAGGGTTGCATCCACTCGATGATACAGTAACCTCTAAACAATCGCCGTTTAAAACCACATTGGTAATGCTGTAATTCGTGGTTGTAACATTTGTGAATTGTGTAGGGTCTAAGATTGCATTTTTATCGCAATTTGATGTAATTGGTGTTGTAACCGCATCATCTAAATACCGGCAAGAAACTAATGAACATGCTGTGAAAAGCACTACGACCAATTGATACAAAAAAGTATATTTTTTCATAATTCACTTATTTACAATGTTATAAGTGTAAATATAATGAATTATTTCATACTATCTTTCACAATTTTCAAACTATCTTCTTTAGGCTTGTTGTTTAATTTTGCTTCGTTATAGGCTTCGCGAATGGTTTGCTGATTAAAAATTTCAGCCAAATAAGGTTCAATAATGGCTTCTAACTCACTTTTCGAAAGGGTTGTTATCGACGGATTTTCCACTAATTGGTGCCAAATACCTTTCACGCCAAACTTGTAATCGCCATAAACAATTACTGGTGTTCCTTTTACCTTTACTGTGTTTCGGTCTTCTGTTAACACCCATTGGTCTGCCCAATTGTACAACCACTGGGCATCGGCATCTAACAATCGCAAACACGAATGCGAAGCGGGATATCCTGGCAAAGCATATTGATGCCAGCCCACACCGCCGTGGTTGCTGATGTTGAAGTTCCAATTTAAAATCCATTCATCATCAACAGTACTGCGAACTTTGCGTCCTTTCCAGTTGGTAAAAAACAATCCTCTAGGTGTTTGCGATGCTTTCTTACCCATGTTGGTTGGTCCCCATTTCACCAAATTTCCATTTTCATACACACCATAGGCTTGAATGGGGTACGAAAAAATGATTATTTTAGGAACTTCAGTTATATTGGTCAATTTGCGTGGAAAAGGGCTGTAATCTATAAACGCTGTTTTAAACTCGTTGGGCACAATAAGTGTGTCGCGGGTCTTGATATGATCCGTATCGATACGATTCAGCGCAGCAATGGTGTATTGCTGTTCTTTCGTAAAAGTATTGTAAAAAAGTTTACGCAGTGAATCGCTTGGTTTTATGGGCCAATAACTATACGCATCGCCCTTAAAAACACTGAATTTATTTGATTTTTTACTTTCCTCTATTGCTGCTTTTTTTACGGCTGCAATGGAATCTTTTTTAGCCATTTCAATGGAATCATTCCTTTTTATGGCTATAGAATCAATTTGATTTTCCATAGAACGATCAACCGCGGTGGTGTCTTCTTCAAACTCTACCGTATCGGTTTCAACTTCTTTTTTACAACTTGCCAAAAACAATGTTAGCGACAATACAACAATGATTTTTTTCATTCCAAATTTTTTACGAAAATAATAAAAAAACCGTTTGTTAAAATAATTGGTTAATGAATTCGGAATAAATTATTTAGCATTCGTTACAGCAGCCCTATTTTTCTGTTCTTTTAGGATATTGGTTTGATGTTTTTTCACAATTTCGTTCAACGTTTCGGCAGAAATATCATTGGCATGACTGTTTTTTGCTAAATCTAACCAAGGTTTTCTTCCTTCAAAATCATAGCTTCCATAAATAATTACAGGTGTACCTTTTGCTTTTACAGTTTCTTTATCAGCCAAAATCCATTCGTCTGCCCAATCATACATCCATTTCGCATCGGCTTCTAACAAACGCAAACAAGAGTGCGATGCCGGATAACCAGGCATGGAATATTGATGCCAGCCAATTCCTTCTTCGTTTTCAATATTAAAGTTCCAGCGCAAAACCCATTCGTCATCAAACGTGCTGATCACTTCTTCACCTTTCCAATTACAGAAATACAAACCTGTGGGAGTTGCATGCTCTTTAGAACCCATACTTGATGGCCCCCATTTTACCAATTCGCCATTTTCGTACAAACCGTACGCTTGAATGGGATAGGAAAATATGGCTAATTTAGATATTTCTTTCGCACTATTTAATGTATAAGGAAAAGGAGCATATGCCAAAAAATCATCATCAAACTGATCGGGAATCAACAAGGTGTCAACCGAAGTAAAAGTGCTTTTATCAACTCGGTTCAGCGCCACAATAGTTGCAAGCTGTTCGGAAGTGAATTTTTCTTTGAAAACTTTGCGAACCGAATCGCTGCTTTTCAGCACCCAATTCGTATAAGTGTATGATTGTGCTTTTTCATACTTTCGTTCTAATTTTTTTTCAGACGACATTTTTTGTCGTGAATCAGTTGTATCTTTGCAACTGTAAAACGCGATGGAACACAATCCCATCATTAAAATTAAATTTCTCATAGCAATATGTTGTTTTGATAAATTAAGGTACGAAAGGTTTTTGGTTCATCAAAATATTTATTGCGTTTTAAAAAAGATTTTATATTTAATTATTCAATAAAAAAAGGTATTTTTACCTTAGAAAAGAAATAAATTATGAGTGCAGATAAAGAAGCAAAATTAAAGGCTTTACAATTAACATTAGATAAATTAGACAAAACATACGGCAAGGGTACCGTAATGAAATTGGGCGATAGTGCAGTGGAAGAGGTAGATGCTATTCCATCGGGTTCGTTAGGGTTGGATTTAGCTCTGGGAGTAATGGGGTATCCGCGTGGAAGAATCATTGAAATCTACGGGCCTGAATCGTCTGGTAAAACCACTTTAACATTACATGCCATTGCAGAAGCACAAAAAGCTGGTGGAATT is from Paenimyroides aestuarii and encodes:
- the trhO gene encoding oxygen-dependent tRNA uridine(34) hydroxylase TrhO; protein product: MQLYNTLSAEQRAQLIEEAGQNRITLSFYQYAKIADPQQFRNELFLAWSKLDALGRTYVAHEGINAQMSIPAENLEAFRETLEAYDFMKGIRLNVAVEQDDLSFLKLTVKVRNKIVADGLDDATFDVTNKGVHLNAKEFNEMLNDPDVVLVDFRNHYESEVGHFTGAITPDVDTFRESLPIINEQLQNHKQNKKLLMYCTGGIRCEKASAYFKHQGFENVYQLEGGIIEYTRQVKAEGLESKFIGKNFVFDHRLGERITNDIIANCHQCGKPCDTHVNCANEACHLLFIQCDECHSKMHGCCSDACLDIIQLPVEEQKRLRKGQQKGNLIFKKGKSPALKFKKERNVFEEVVPVKVATVTEIRKKKHERKILVGQGEHFFTKASVAQFTITNNEVKVGDEVLIVGPSTGEERMVLTAFKVNGTEAKVAQAGDKITFVVPFRIRLSDRLYLIKKEN
- a CDS encoding DoxX family protein; amino-acid sequence: MNHITEILILLFLAITFLQSGYDKIADWNGNVGWLKSHFENTFLGNKVPFSLGIILILEIIAGILALAGIWFLTMNDNKEIALYSGIVSCITLLFLLFGQRIAKDYDGARTIVIYFIPALFLVFILQ
- the aqpZ gene encoding aquaporin Z — encoded protein: MFKKSSCMKKLFAEFFGTFWLVFGGCGAAVFAAGVPEIGIGLAGVSLAFGLTVLTMAYAVGHISGGHFNPAVSFGLFASGRFPAKDLFPYIVSQVLGASAAAACLWFILNGAGAFSVEGVGAFATNFYEMEGYAGRSYSMEAAFAAEFLLTAFFLIIILGATDKWANGKFAGIAIGLALTLIHLISIPITNTSVNPARSTSQALFVQGEALSQLWLFWAAPIAGAIVGGLIYKFLLEKTEE
- a CDS encoding L,D-transpeptidase, producing MRNLILMMGLCSIAFYSCKDTTDSRQKMSSEKKLERKYEKAQSYTYTNWVLKSSDSVRKVFKEKFTSEQLATIVALNRVDKSTFTSVDTLLIPDQFDDDFLAYAPFPYTLNSAKEISKLAIFSYPIQAYGLYENGELVKWGPSSMGSKEHATPTGLYFCNWKGEEVISTFDDEWVLRWNFNIENEEGIGWHQYSMPGYPASHSCLRLLEADAKWMYDWADEWILADKETVKAKGTPVIIYGSYDFEGRKPWLDLAKNSHANDISAETLNEIVKKHQTNILKEQKNRAAVTNAK
- a CDS encoding L,D-transpeptidase, coding for MKKIIVVLSLTLFLASCKKEVETDTVEFEEDTTAVDRSMENQIDSIAIKRNDSIEMAKKDSIAAVKKAAIEESKKSNKFSVFKGDAYSYWPIKPSDSLRKLFYNTFTKEQQYTIAALNRIDTDHIKTRDTLIVPNEFKTAFIDYSPFPRKLTNITEVPKIIIFSYPIQAYGVYENGNLVKWGPTNMGKKASQTPRGLFFTNWKGRKVRSTVDDEWILNWNFNISNHGGVGWHQYALPGYPASHSCLRLLDADAQWLYNWADQWVLTEDRNTVKVKGTPVIVYGDYKFGVKGIWHQLVENPSITTLSKSELEAIIEPYLAEIFNQQTIREAYNEAKLNNKPKEDSLKIVKDSMK
- a CDS encoding arsenate reductase family protein — translated: MKKIYYLKTCDTCKRILQQIDNIQAFQLQDIKEEFVTEKQLEEMYKLTGNYETLFSKRAKLYKEMGLKDKNLTETDFKRYLLEHYTFLARPVIIYEQQIFVGNNKKTIDAMLQKVNNS